A genomic segment from Branchiostoma floridae strain S238N-H82 chromosome 7, Bfl_VNyyK, whole genome shotgun sequence encodes:
- the LOC118419243 gene encoding MFS-type transporter SLC18B1-like, producing MITYCNKGGAKYKRKPQNAFYGGIMEQEKDGSETSRLLNGHIGSRHVQLDTDRTPDVVTYGSVTEEYTEAVANGTETPEKKEGFSCGRASKRQILSFFCVAFLNFSGMACYAIITPFFPNEALRRGASQTTVGFVFGCFSAVQFLGGLVLGKFITSVGSRFVLISGVFVAGSCSLLFGLLEYMEGTTFIAFCFAIRSMEALGVSAHTTAATTILTHEFPNDVAKVMGTLEIFVDQIFTTDVKMPCLKNWWCLLEEVKHL from the exons atgattactTACTGCAACAAGGGCGGGGCAAAGTACAAGAGAAAACCCCAGAACGCCTTCTACGGCGGGATAATGGAGCAAGAGAAGGACGGCAGCGAGACGTCACGCTTGCTTAATGGACATATCGGCTCAAGGCATGTACAGCTCGACACAGACAGAACCCCGGATGTTGTGACATACGGAAGTGTGACGGAGGAATACACAGAAGCAGTCGCAAATGGCACAGAGACCCCTGAGAAGAAAGAAGGCTTCAGTTGTGGGAGGGCATCAAAAAGACAGATCCTGTCCTTCTTCTGTGTCGCTTTTCTGAACTTTTCGGGGATGGCCTGCTACGCTATAATCACGCCGTTCTTTCCGAATGAG GCTTTGCGGAGAGGGGCCTCGCAGACTACAGTGGGATTTGTATTCGGATGTTTCAGTGCAGTCCAGTTTCTAGGAGGGCTGGTGTTAGGCAAATTT ATCACGTCAGTTGGATCGAGGTTTGTGTTGATCAGTGGAGTGTTTGTGGCAGGGAGCTGTTCGCTGTTGTTTGG GTTGCTAGAGTACATGGAAGGAACAACTTTTATCGCGTTCTGCTTTGCCATTCGGTCTATGGAAGCCCTGGGTGTTTCTGCGCACACGACTGCAGCAACAACCATCCTGACTCACGAGTTCCCCAACGACGTGGCGAAAGTCATG GGTACCCTGGAGATTTTCGTTG ATCAAATCTTCACGACTGACGTGAAGATGCCATGTCTGAAGAACTGGTGGTGCCTACTGGAGGAGGTGAAGCATTTGTAG